Below is a window of Impatiens glandulifera chromosome 2, dImpGla2.1, whole genome shotgun sequence DNA.
TCAACTTATTCGTGAGAGGAAGGTAcgtaaagagaaaattaattttaaacataaaatatatttgattataatttttgtattaatttattatgtaaaattacTGTAACAGATTATTACGCGAACGAAAACAAACACAccctttataaataaataaaaaattaaaataaaaagtgagaTTGAGTGATGGAAGAAGTGCAAACCCTAAAAAGTAGAAgaaataaaaagagagaaacCCTAAGTAGGAAAGAAATGGAGAGCATGAGCAATCATAGCGAATGGTCCTTTGATGCTAAAGAGCACGCGGACCCACATTAATTCCATAGCCTTGTATTGATCAGACAGTTATCTATCTATGGAATGCCATGCTGCCATTTTTTACAACTTCCTACCTGCACCCTTCATAAAGTTTGCTCTctattcctttttttttttcaattttattcaaataaatacaCCATACCATAAATGTTTCTACATTTACATATAAACCACCATAAAACAAACCCTTTGATTATTTCTCAATTTGAAAAAGGCTTTTCTTAAACCATTCTCTTATGCATATAATTAATTAGCCATTAATCAACTAGTGCTAGAGATGAATGGTCAATATATGCATGCTTACAAAATGAATTGTTGTAATAATGAGGatccaaaatttattaaacaacaAATGTACAACTTTTAGagattaaaaaaactaaaaagagGAAAAGTTGCAAAATAAAGAAATGTTCAGTTTATAAATTACATAACGGAGTGAATATAATCGCAAATGCATTTGTTGCGAAACATCTAAACTAGAGATTGCAATTGGGCGGTTCGGAACTGGGAATGCATTACTATCCCCGCCCGTTTTAATTTATTTCGAAATTTTTTTTactaccatccccgccccattcgGTTTCAGAAATTTCTGCGAAGCACCGTTTATACcatattctcaaaaataaataattttttttatataaacaagattttttaatataatatatatggtaatatattaacaaaattatattattataaaaattaaatttaaaacttttataatatataataaaataaataaatatattagtgattttatatatttaattgtgtttataataTTCGGGGCATAATCAGGGCGAAATCGGGgcggggacacaaatatcatcctcGCCCCATCTCCGGTCAACTATCGACCATACTGAAAAAAAACTATCAAAACAAAGTAATTCGGTTCAGTTACCGCGgtgcggtttcaaattgtcatctttcacgtattttaattattaaaatcagataaataattttatctagaattcttaaaaaaacactttttaGATTTAGTTTAGATAGTGAATGAAACAAAATGATCTAAACCTTCAACGCCATATATAAggttttttaatgtaaaatatctAGCATGACATCCTACTATCATAATCTACAATTTAACTtaagtaattataattatatatgagtGACAATcgaaaatgataaatattaataaaataattattttcttaaaaaaatatataaatcattcaatTATCATGTTATGTTATGATGTTTGACTCTAGTCCATATACAATGATTTTGTgtttattgaattatatttaagttaaaaaaattaattaaattttacccTCATCATGACAATTTACTTCAATTTAAGGTGCTTAATtgtagtaaaaattaaaaataaaattttgatatcgTAGGCATAATTTTGTGTCCCTTAAACTACTCTATTAAGTTTTAACCATgcattttatttgtaattttgtgaacatttatatttttagatatttttttcaagatttagtaGAGGTTGAGATGTAAATATGTTGTgcagaatgaaagaaaataatgaacaatGAAGTATGAAAAAAACAGATGAATagagattttttattgtcaaagATGAAGTTGAAAAGATTacagcaaaagaaataaactacgACTATAAAAAATgctaaaaacaaaaaaacgtaaatattaatttaattaagtataattataaaattaaatatgatattaattcCTATAGATCgttaccaaatatatatatatatatatatataaatataaaggttcAACAAATGAAAATGTATGGTTATGTGAGATAATTATAGTTAAAGCAAggcatattttaaattgataaatatattgaGGGTatgattatgaatttatatagctatgaaatatatatatatatataaatatatgatgatGATAACAAGTCCATCTATCATctttatttcatttctcatcTTTTTCCTTCTTTTCGGCAACATCTCATGAagcaatatttaaataaataaaaaataataaatctttcaGTCTTGTCTTTCATTGGAATGATAAAACCGTGAAGAGAATTATAGAGCCCCTATGCTATGTTCTTCTTACTACTTATATTGcccatgtatatatatatatggaaactTCTTTCTTTCTATTCCTTTTTCTTAAAAGCAACCCACTCATAAAtaaatctttctttttttagtattattttatctattcaattataaataaaggaTAATACTTAAATGGGGATCAATTGTATGgagattttgtttcatttcataTGCACTTAAATTGTATGAATTCACTTTAGTAACTTAACTATATCATGAGTGTTGCATAAGTTAATAGAAGTGCATGTGTGTACTCAACttcaattctaaaaataaaataaaaattaaagcgGAAATTATGAATTTAGTGAGACATATATCTCAGTTTAGTTTTACTTAAATTCACtggttttgaaaaaaatacattctcTCAgcatatttttctaataattaatatactaaTCAATTTCTCTTTTAccaacttataaattattatttttatttgttcacAAAAAGTGTGAAAGGAACACTTATCacattgaaaaacaaaacaaatacattgCACtgttacaaatttaaaaactttaattaactgtcaaaagttaaaagaacatcttatatatatatatagtaaacaATAATTTGtcatcacatattttacaaACTCACATCAAAACTACAGAATTCACATCATTTGAgataattatatagataatatatatatgcactGTTTTTAAAAGTAGTGACTGAAATTTCTTGACACTGATCTTTTCAGTACTGtgaaatattcttatatatgtTGCCATCACCATGTATTGCATTCATATTTTATGAAACTAATTcgtgttatttataaaaattgaatttgatagAATCTAAGTCATTGATCATCAACTCTCAATGAATCTCAAGTCATTGATCATTCACTCTCATTGAATCATAACTTgtaacataattatttgaaataatttctaaaaaaactgAAAGCTAAACACTTTAATAAAATCAGAAGCAGTGTGGGTAGCAGAAGAAGCAGGGCAAATAGAAACAACATTGAATTCCTCCTTGAATTCACACTGCAACAGTCTCATTCCTCTTATGCATAATATTCTgactgttgtgttcttctttctttctctctctctcctctctcattcaaaacttcaaaaaataattaataaacttttcaAGATTGTGCATTGTATGACTGATTGTGACACTACCATCATGAGATTTCCTTTCCTTAtcatacatttaaaattatatatattctttttatttcaattaaatacaCACACATGGATGGGGGGCCACTCTTTGTCTTCTGTGTTGTGTACTTGTGTCTCTAATCTCTATACCCTCCCCAACCCCCTTCCTAAATACCATTTATTgtgtctttttaattaaataaatgggtttattaattaattttgtgggtatgagaaataaaagaaaaagaatgaaaagTAGAGAATCAGATGTGATTTGATCCAAAAAATCCTGAGGTGCTTACCTCATAAGGATCAGTGCCATCTTTCGGGCAGAAGAGGGGTAGGGGCGGGCAGGGGGCAGCAGCCCCCAATTTGTACACTCGGTTCCCTTTTCTTTCGGGTAATCATCTCTCCCATCCCCTCCCTTTATGTTATGTTCAATCTCATAGTATCTTTTAATGACACATCACAGGATATCCTCTCTTTTCtctcacattattattattattattttatttatttatcttataacAACACTATATGATGATGGGTTTGAGGTTTCATTAAGGCACTTAtgaaaattatatgattttttatctcatttgtTATATAATCATAATTAGCTTAGATATCTCAATTCTCAACTATCACTAATACACATTCAATATATGGCTTAAATATGTGATTTTAACTACATATTTTGTtgctttttatattaaataaaaataatcatcattttTGTTAAAGTAAACTTTTCATTATTTGTACTGCACAAGTGGTATTGGTGTGGGACCCAAAAAATCAAGagtttgatattttgtttgaacAATGGTTTGATGCAATTAAGAATGGGgatattaattaagataattaattaatttcaaaatatcaaataagcCAAATAAGACAAAGCATCATGATCATTAGTGATTGTAGGTGGTACAAGTACAAAATagaatttgtaataattaatcatttcatTATTATCATTTCTAGAACTTTACTTTTGCTTGATCTTTTTTTATTGTTGATTTTAGAAACCAAACAAGGCTAAATGGATTAGAAAGTTGGGACCACCAGAAAGAAAGCTACTTGTTGAAAGTTCAATTTACCAACctcaaatttgtcttgtttaATGCTGCTGAGTCTAGCCAGAGTCTTTTGACTCAATCTGACCATTCTAATTTACCTTTTTGCCCCCTCTTCttctttaattgttttgaatttttttaattattgtttaatatacattttaaaatgatttattcttctttatttcatttttcacaTTACAACAACTATCATTTTTTTGAGTTTTCTTCCAAATaagctaaataaataatttctttcttcAATCTCTACCCTTAATGGGAACAGTTCAAAGCTCACGAAAGACCCGAGGCCCACAAGGGTAGATTTTAGGTTTTCTCCCATTTTCGAGCAAAAATCGCACTTCACCCCAGAGTCGTCCTCCAACAAAGCAATCAAACTAATCAATACAAAAACACTAAccataattattgaattatggTTCTCTTCTCACAGTTTCTCAACCTGTCCAACTTTTCTGTTCCATATAAAGTAGGACCAAAATCAGTTATTTCAGTTACAATATTTGGTTTGAGAATTTGAAGAGAGGACAAAACATGTATTTATTATACACTTGATCAGAAAACTAATAACATGGAAACAACAAAATTAGATACTCACGAAACAAACCATTCCCATCAAGCTGTTCCGTCTTTAATGGATCAGCCAATTTCACTCAACAATAACAGCACAATATACAATAAAGGTAGTAGAATATGTTGAGCTTTGTAATTGCCTCAACATAACAAATAACCAAATCAGTGAAGTAGAAAGATGATGATGACCACAAACAAATAGCTAAATTCTTCAACTGTCCAAACTCATCCTTACCCCCTACGCCTATTAGAAGGCCCTCGATGAACCTGATGTGAGACAGGTGTTCCAAGAATGCCTTTACCTGAGAACCTGTCTCTATTACTGTCCTCTCTCCCGTTTGTTTTTTTGTTGCTCGTGGACTCCGACTTGTATTTCAGAAGATTAGAGCTTATCGGTTTATCATTTTCATAGAATAGTGGTTGCAGATCTTGAAGATCATGTTCAGGTACAAATCCAACAGGCCTTTTTGATTCATCCATTTTCCTGAAAGTAATTGATATCCTACAGCGGTACATACAAGGCAAGACAGACAACCATAAGTTACAAACAGAAAATGAGACAGTGAATTACAAGGACACTTTCTGGATCTGGATCCCCAGATGAAAAACATTCAACAAATTTCTGTAGAAACACTTTATTTCAGACAGATTCAGAAATTTATTTACAGTTTCTCATATGGATCTCTGATAGAAATCCATAtccaaaaagtgtttccaaatggttCTTCCAATACCTTTTCGTAGGAACAGCTGGCACGCAATGTTTGGCCACATCAGCACCATTTCCATTTAAAACAAGGACAGAGctagaagaaagaaagaaaaaaatagttaattacaATGTACCAAAAGAATGAAGAGGGGAAAGATAATTAAAGGCATCTTACCCAACAGGCAGGGGAAGTGCAAAAGTACCATTGAATTCACCATCTCCTACAATAGCCAAGTTGGACCCGAAAACAATATCGCACTCACTAAGGAACGAAGTGGTACAAAATGGCCGCACAAAATCATGATTGTCAATGTGAGGTGGTATGCAGTCACCCTCATCATATATGTTGACTATGCAACTATCAGGGACACAAGAAGGAGGAAGAACATGCCATCTGACTAGCCTTCTGATGATCACTTTTAAAAGAGGAGGAATAGGATCTACAATCTCATTCTGAAGGATACCCGGACGATTGCCATGTCTATCCTGTCATAGATATTGAAAATATAAGCTTTGTAATCTTTACAGTGCCCCAAAACTTTGATCATcagaaaatattaatgtatcTTGGGAATAAAGACATACTGTGGCATAATTGTAACAACAGCCAAATTGAATAGTCACACGGCCCTTGCCCCTCTTCCACTTCCGAGGTGCAGTATAAGTGCGGTctgaaagaaatatatatttgacataAGAGAATATACATGAGAAAATTATCCTAAGAAGAGAGAACTAGAAAAAGTTAAATATCTTCATCAGAAAGATCTTATAGGAGATCACAGTTTGCAAAATGCAAGAAGAAATATGTCTAGCAAAGGCTTGTTAAGGTTAGTCTAGAAACTTGTAGCTCTTAACTGTTATTGCCCATTCTGAGTTTACAGAGGTTTCTAGTCCATTAAACCAGATTAAAGTTATCTTTCAGTCTTCATGTAATGCAATTTTATAAGAAAGTAGTATTTTTTCTTGAGAAAAATATGACAgtagtttatatttaatataattggtATTTTTCCAGTAAAACTTCTTTTAGTTTTGAATTTTCCCCCTCAAACACATCCTTGTTGGATTTTTCCATACGAACTTTGGATTTTTTATACTCCCTTATCTAAGGGACAGAAGAAACATAGTCAAAATAGTAGAATGAAAGAGTTGGCAACATGGTGACTCTGTTTGTTTGTTTCCGTTAGTTAGTAGGTTAAACCAAATTCAACCATGTCCTTTGTCAGCAAAGaattaggtttagggttagggtttttctaaaaaaatttgcTCTGATGCCATGCAGATTTTAGAGTTGGTAAATGATGTTAATCTTATTCCAAGGGTCATGCCCTATAAATACATAATGCACACGGATTCTAAGGTAAATCTTCCATCATAGAATGATGTGATATTTTAGGTAACCACTAGTATTTGTATATAAATgcacttgatatatatatttttttttaaaaggtcaacTTTTTATTGAAAGTAAAACACAAGATGCATTTAGTGAATTACAGATGGGAGGGAGAAGAGAAACAAGAACAAAAGAACAGATGGGAGAAGAATAAGACTAAATGccaataagtttaaaaaattccCAGCCCGTACAAAATCCCCTTTTACGAATAGATGCGTTTATTGAATACAGATGGAGGGAGAAAAGAAACAAGAACAAAAGAACAAAAGGAGAAGAATAAGACTAAATGTCAATAAGTTCAAAAAAAATTCAGCCCGTACAAAATCCCCTTTTACGAATAGAAGCAAACGCGTGGAACATAAAGCCTTTTATTCTTTCACTTCCAAAACTTTTCTCTTAGAATGTTCTTCTATTCCTTTCTTTTCATAATGTCCACCACATTATGAGGGGTATAGGCTTCCAATCATCACTGATGTTATTGTTTGCTCCCCACCTTATCCATTTTTACCAGAAATCAGCGACGATAAGTGACACATCCCACTGAAAGATGAGAATGTTTTGCAGAAGGACTCACATGTCTCTGGCAAGGTTGCAATGGAGAAGAATGTGATCGATAGTTTCTTCGTTCTTCTTACAGAGACAAAACCCATTGACCAAAtgcatcttttttttttttaagtttgacGATAGTTAGGACTCCCCCATGAATTGCTTTCCACAGAAAAAATGAAATCCTAGAAGGGATTTTGGATTTCCACACTTCCTTCCAAGGGAACCGAGTTGGCGCCCCTTGGATGGTCGAATGATAGATAACACTAGTCTTAAAATTCGGGGAGCCAATCAGAGTAAGACTATCATCAGACTCCAGTTGAATTGTAACTTGCATAAGAGTCTCCACTAAGCTGGCAAGTCTGTCCTCTTCAGCGAGCGAAAGACGGCGATGCGATGTGATTCTCCATTCAGTGATGTCTGAAGTAAGTCTATAGAAGTCGGCCACTCTTGCTTTCTTTTTATTAGAGATCTCATATAAGTCCCGAAAGGATTCAACCAATTTCCCCCTAGGATGCCACGTGTCGTTCCAGGAATCAATTTTCTTCCCGTTTCCCACTGAGAAGGAGAGGAGTGGGTAAAGGGTCTTCCACGTCCTTGTAATGTGCTCCCATATGCTACTACTCTTGTGAGATCTCCCTGAAAAAGGCATCCATTCATTATCACGAAGACCATACTTGGCAATGACAACATTCTTCCAAAGACtgttattctcatttttaaaccTCCACCACTTGCAAAGCAAAGGAGAGAAGTGTTAAAAAGAGAGATGTCTTTGATTCCAACACCACCTTCACCTTCAGAGATGCTGAGTTTTGTAATGTCCCACCTGACCAGATGAGTGACCCTTAGTTAGTGTTACCCCAGAGAAAGTTTCTCATGATGGATTCAATTTTGTTTGCCATAGATACTGGGATAGGGAAGAGGGACATAGTGAAAGTGGAGATTGTGGCAAGAGAGTTCTTGCCGAGGACAAGTTTGCCTCCCTTTGAGAGAAGTTTGCTCTTCCAAAGAGTCAATCTGGCCTCCATTTTCTCAACGATAGGGTTCCAGATGTCCTTACAACTGGTCTTGGTTCCAAGAGAAAAACCCAAGTACTTAGAAGGAAGATGGCCAGTTTTGAATCCCAAAATATTAGCCAATGCATGTGTGTTTGGGATGTCACCAATGAAAAAAAGCTCTGACTTGTCTCTATTAATCTTGAGTCCCGAACACGCCTCAAAGATGATGAGGATCTTCCTAAGAACATGGAGGTTATCGGAAGTGGGCTCTGCAAGACAAAGTGTGTCATCTGCAAAAAGTAGATGAGTGATGAAGTTAGCCCGTCTCGATGTTCCCAAATTTATCTCTGTGAAAAGCCTTGCGGTGGCTGCCCTCTCGAAAAGCTTAGATAATCCTTCCATGGCGATAGTAAACAAAAGGGGCGAAAGAGGATCCCCGTATAAGACCCCTCGAGCTCTTAAAAACCCGCAAACTTCACCGTTAATAATGATAGAGAACCTGGGTTCAGAAATGCATGTTTTGATTCACTTTCTCCACTTTTCCCCGAAGCCCATCTTTTTGAGGATGAAAAGAAGGAAGTCCCAGTTGACATGATCGAAAGCTTTCTCGATGTCTAATTTGAAAAGGAGTCAATGCACTCGTTAGCGATGAGTGAGGCCTCAAAGATCTGTCTTCCTTGAACAAAAGCCATATGGCAGAAGAACTTTGAGCCTATTTGCAATGGTTTTAGCCAGAATCTTGTAGAAACTAGAAACAAGGCTAATAGGCATGAAGTGTTTGAGCTCTCTCGCTCCATGAATCTTTCTAACAAGAACAATGAAACTAGAGTTCCAACTTTTTTCAAAAGAGGCCGTCTCATGAAAATGCTTGAACGATCTTCAGTAGTCATCTTTAATGATCTACCAAAATTCTTTGATGAATGCAATAGTATAACCATCGGGACCTCAGATTTtcttaaatgataaaatatgtaTCAAGTGCTTAAGAAAATCTGAGGTCCTTAGTTCCTCACTCAAAAACGCTCTAAAATCCCCACAAATATTTCAACAGAAAGCTAGATTAATGCTTCAACAGATCTTATAAATAAGTAATGCTTGATTCTATTAAAGACTTGCTCTCACTTGTGTCTACTTGAAGTTTTTTTAAAGGTATATACCTTTTCATTAAGGACCACAGTCAAACATGAAGGTTCACATCATTTGTTTGgggaaaatataataaatgagttAATACCAAGTCATGACATGAATTGGACGCATCTACTGCTTGAAGGTTGCAGGAAAATGGTATGACTTTTCAACTGGTGGCTATTGAAGAAGCCTAATTTAAAGCTCCGGAATTAGCAACTTTCTTCAAACTCAATAGGACCCCAAGATGGCTAAGAAAAGATTATGAGAGCTGAGGCATCCAAATGAAGGTGCTCTTTAggaaataatttttcaaaagatgCCCTATTCTATTATATGAATACATAACTGTGGAGAAAAATCTTAGATATGGACAACACAGGGATATAAAGATGTTGAAGACATGAACTGGATGCATGTTTTGACAGACATATTGATCTTTTAAGACTTTTCACATATCAGTTGTTAATTTGGTATGCCTTCAAAGTAATGAAatagaatattataattaatgatgctTTCATAATCATTAGTTGCCATTCTCCAGATTGCTAACTAATTTAATGGTATAGTTCAAAACTCTAGGGTTCTAGTCCAAAGAACTGAAATGTTGAAGGATGCAAGTTTTGACAGACAGGTTGATCTTATAAAACTTTTCACATATCAGTTGTTAATTTGGTATGCCTTCATAGTAAGGAAATAGAAGATTACCACTAAAGATGCTTGCATAATCATTAGTTGCCATTCTCCAGATTGCTAACTAATTTAATGGTATAGTTCAAAACTCTACGGTTCTAGTCCAAAGAAAGAGGGGTGAGACTTAGAGAAAATAGATAGATTCCATAATTCAATCAAACTGATTATCAATaatgtcatatataaaaaataaagagtaaCACCTATTTATATGCTAATCTAAGTGAGAAACATGAAATAATAAATCCTAGGTTATTACTAATAAAACATTCACTAACCTAATACTAAATATAATCAAGGACCACATGTCCTAATCAGATTGGCCCACATATCCTAATTCCTTTACTTCTTCAAGTTCCAAACTCAATGAATGTTTTATACCATATATGATAGGATTCACAATCTTTAACATAAAATTACTTATGGCAAAAAATACAATAAACTCATTTAACTGAATTAGCCAGCAGAGCAATAAATGGGTGCAAAGTGGAATGAATGAAAACAAAATGGTAAATACCTTTCAATCCACCTTTCTTTCCATCATCTTGAAGCTGGTATATGAAGTCAACAATCCTCTTCTGTTCAGCAGCACTGAAGACACCAGAATGGAGCTCCAGACCCTCAAGGATGTTGACAAGCTTGCCGTCAATCCTCTCAAGACAAATAAAATCCTTCTGTCTCTTCACATTACTAAAACGAATGTACTCCCTCTGATCTCGAGACAACTCTGTCTTTTGATGACCCTTAACAGGCGTGGCGGCTTCCAGAGCTGAGGAATGTCCATTAATCACTTGTCTGCAATCCTCATTCTCTTCAGCTTCAAATTCATCTTCCTGAGCCATGTCAGCCCATGACATCCGCACCTTGGCAGACTCTGCATGCCCATTAGAATCAACCTTTCTACTTCTTGAGACCTCCAAATTATGTCTTGAATCACTACTCACAAACCCTTTTTTCTTGCTTTCTGATAAATTAATGTTAGGAGTATAACCAACCACCTCTAATATCTCAGCAGAATCTTTCCAACTCCCAAGTGAATTTGTGTCGCAGTTGTCAAGGTCTACTACTGCATTCGAATCAATATTATCCGAAGGCGCTGACAAATCCTTCTCTCTGTTCAACGTTTCCACTGTATCATAAAGAACCCAATTTCAAAACATAGCAGAGAACAAGCACACCACAATACCCATCAAGAAACAACCActagaaaataagaaaaaactgaACTTTCGTCTGGAATTGGAATTACAGTAGATACCTGTACCGAGTGACCGGATACGAGAGGATAGGGTATTAGTACAATGTTGGCAGAGGTCTCGGGAGAGAAAAGGAAGCCAATTTGAGAGGAATTCCGACGCGACCCGTAGATCAGTTGAGTTGTAGTTCCGTAAGAATGGATCGTCCGCTGGAGCTCCTTTTTCATTGATCATGACGTTTCTGATGAGATGAATCGAAGAAGCCTCTCACAGTCTTCCCGATTACAGCATAACGAAAGTATTATGTGATCTGAGCCCGATTTCACCAAAAGTAAAGAGAGgcggagagagaaaaagagagagatcttTATCAGAACTAcaaacaaattttcaattaatttttatcaagaaatttatttaactatttgagaaatttattattattttatttaaaataaaattattatttttaattagattatactAACTTAGGGAATATATTACTTCACTTTATTAGGTTAAAgctattctaaattttaatttaaaggccaatttatttatactttatataacttatttcaATTGTATTTGAAATAAGCCTATAAATATCAATCCCCCTGTTTAGGGCAAATCAAACAAACCATATATTTACATGGTCCCATATGATTGAGCATTTCTTTTTTGTGAGAGTTATTTCCTTTTCAagattgtaataataatttaattataacaaataacatacaaaaataaataaattaacaaccTAATGTAATTGTATTCCATTGTAGATGTACAATAACCAGCAATCAAATAGTTCATTGACATTTGGTCCTTTAATATGACCTTATAGGCTAGTGTATTAAGGACAGATCTTAAGGTGGGACGAGCTAAGGATCCGCCTAGAGTCCATCTCCCTAAGTCCTAAGGAGTCCTTGGCAAGGACGGATCTATGTAAGGGTTTGGATGGGCAGAAACCTACCctgaaaaagggaaaaaaaattacggataaaaTGAGACATTAcctcttaattttttatttttttttaatataattcactattttattttgtgtatataattatttaaaaaaatgataaaactaacatttatttacttgttttattcaaaattttctcgttatttatttaaacacaccttaatttatttttttaagctcaCCCCACCATGTCTGTTCCTGtctcctacaaaaaaaaaataaaatactttatatccCACAACCTTAATAGCATTATTAAAGTATTTAACCACTTATTTTATTCTCCTGGTTTTATTATTTACTTGGTGGAAGATTTGAGACATTTTTG
It encodes the following:
- the LOC124925833 gene encoding RNA demethylase ALKBH9B-like; this encodes MINEKGAPADDPFLRNYNSTDLRVASEFLSNWLPFLSRDLCQHCTNTLSSRIRSLGTVETLNREKDLSAPSDNIDSNAVVDLDNCDTNSLGSWKDSAEILEVVGYTPNINLSESKKKGFVSSDSRHNLEVSRSRKVDSNGHAESAKVRMSWADMAQEDEFEAEENEDCRQVINGHSSALEAATPVKGHQKTELSRDQREYIRFSNVKRQKDFICLERIDGKLVNILEGLELHSGVFSAAEQKRIVDFIYQLQDDGKKGGLKDRTYTAPRKWKRGKGRVTIQFGCCYNYATDRHGNRPGILQNEIVDPIPPLLKVIIRRLVRWHVLPPSCVPDSCIVNIYDEGDCIPPHIDNHDFVRPFCTTSFLSECDIVFGSNLAIVGDGEFNGTFALPLPVGSVLVLNGNGADVAKHCVPAVPTKRISITFRKMDESKRPVGFVPEHDLQDLQPLFYENDKPISSNLLKYKSESTSNKKTNGREDSNRDRFSGKGILGTPVSHQVHRGPSNRRRG